The genomic region AAGAGAGTTGCTTTGTGGCCTCTTTGATGTTTTCGTCTTCTTTATCGTTTTCGGAACAGTTTACGAAAGGCCTAACGGCATCTTTTGATAGTTTTTGACGTATATACTGTGTTTTGTTGAGGCATGCTGTTTTTATCGTCAAAAAGTGGGTGGGTACGATATTGTTTTCTgagtaaaatgtactttttgcaGTTTGGCTCTAATGCAACCGGgcttataaataaaagtgctttacaaagTATTGTAGTGGTCATTGTGTGTTTCCCTGTTGGTGACGAAACGAGGTTTCTCTAGCGATTTTCCAAACTTTGAATCAGCTGAACCAACCGCTTGACAAAACAATGCACTTTTTCTAGACTGGTCAGAATGGTGCAAATGCCATTTGCCCTTTACAATAGGCAAATGTTTGTTGTGTAAGCCTATTGATTgcagttaaataatattaatttactcTTTGGTGCTGTGGAGAGTCACTGTAGTCTTACACTTGTAAtacattaattgtttttttaatattttgtacttctagaaaatgctattttaatagcTACATTTTTGGGGCAATAGATATAAATGCATTGATTAccttttaagcactttttttttttagctaaaaatgAAACTAACAAATTAATCCGCCGTAAATCTTGCATCTCTTTAAAGAAGtcacttcacaaaaaaaaaaaaatcaaacaataaaatacaaatcaaaaaatactattaaataaaagttatatagGTTTAAATTCCTTATTATAAAGAATGAACTAAAATACTATTACatcttaaattaaatgtgtatttccCAAAACATGTTTTAGTATAAAATCATGTGACAATCAAACCCCAAATCGAGGTTAAAAtcacaaatgtcttttttttttatttagtttttaattaattagaatttcatgtaattattaagataaaaaaaaataattcccacaaaaatattaattatactaaaattttcatcactgattttatttgcattctaTCTTGTGCATTCAGCcatgagataaaataaaaatctaatgtACTTTTCAGgttcaaataaaattgtaaggaaagttttttttttctttcagaaatgtaatcaaGTAAAAGTACAAGTAGTCTGTTTAAATCGTGCTCGGATAAAGTAAAAGTCCCCCAAAATAATACTTAAGTACAGTAATCAAGTAAAGTTGACCTCTGAGCTTTATTTGACCTTTCTTTCCCAGGACTGACGTCTGACACTCTATACGACCCAATAACTTAAATTCAACTAATTCAATTTGCTGATGGTATTAGTTTCCTACGTGCTACGGGTTCTTTGATGATCTCTGAATATATCAGCGAGGTTTAGGAACAGAGCCACCTACTGGTTAGGATGTTAGGAAATGTTTCTTTGCTTGTTTTAGTAACTCAAACTAGTCTCACAAATCTCTGAAACTGTAGATTTTTAATagaatgaacacacacacacaaacgtgacAGATTTgacagattttatatatatatatatatatatatatatatatatatatatatatcatatataatatatatatatatatatatatatatatatatatatatatatatatatatgcaaccGGCTGAAATGATTCCCAATcacacctttttttaaaagcagaattttATATACAGCGGTAACACTTCATAcctacaatatttatattatttctgatgaagaaaaagtaaagaaagacTTTTTTCCCCCGGCACcaatctccaaaaaaaaagaaaaaaaacaaaagaagatgaTATAGATGGGAATGGGCACATTTTCAGAGGTGGATTATACAAAACTTTACATAAGTTAACACGGATCACTTTGGCGACTTCTAGGATGCAGCATGTGTTTCTGTGCGGTCCTCACGAGCCCGGACCAGGGCCGTTGTTTTGTTCTGGGTTCAGGCTCCGAGCTTCAGCGATGAGACGCTTGACTCCCACCATCCACTGACTGACTTCAGCAACGTGGTCCACCATCAGTGCTCTGTGGATCTCGTCGGCTGCATCCCACTCCTTTCTTTTTAGGTCTGAAACGGAGGTTACAGGTAATATTAATCAATGTTGTAAATTACGTTCAATTTCTTGCGCAGGCCAATCGTTCGGCTTCATGAGACCACAATGCATCAGGAGCCACATGCGTCGTTTCTGTCTTGCCTGTATATGCCAAGCATGCTGTGTGTCTTGATACTCAAGGTCTGACGcaagcgctatataaatgaaCTTAAATTGAATcgaattatgaaatatattgacCCACAGGCTCCTTCTGCAACACTGCGTGACAGAATCGGTGCGTGACTGAAAAAGACTCACCTTGGGACAATCTGTGCATCCTGTGTTTAACCAAAGAAGAAAGTTTTCCACTCTTCCACATGTCCTCAAAAAGCTTCAGACGTCTTTCTACATCGTCACAGatctgtttctaaaaaaaaacgaCACACGAGGtgacaatattttacatttctccACTCggacaagtaaaaataaatataacggCTCTAATAACTATAATATTCAATTACAATTAGATCCATTAAGTTTGACATGTTTTGATGTACgtattaaaaaagttaaaatcttttaatataGTTACAgtcgttttttaaatatattttacacaaacacatacacgttaagacatgcatatatatatagacataatacatatatacgtatCCATTTATTCCCAATAATGTCTTTAGTGTAAAATGGGTCGTATCAATATTCACTCAATCCTCGGTTTCCACTTATGAAAACTACAGCAACACACACGGACAAATGAGGAAGTGCACgttatttattgtgaaaagtCCATTTCTGTAATCGAGGATCACGATTGCACCTTGCAGATTACGGAAAATCCCAAAAAACTATTGggacaaacaataaaaaaagtagtgTGTTTCTGAAACAAAGAGAGCTTCGGGAAAACCTGGGACTGGAGAGACTCCGCCCTCGTGTGTGTTTGGATAGACAGGTGAGCAAATATATACATCATTTATCGTGCAAGCAACAGACGTACAGGCGATCATGTGATATCAATCAGCTTTTGCTTCCGTGAGCGTGAACGACATCTCCCAACCATAaatatttcttgcttttttattctttcataaTGTCCGTTTTCCGCTGGTCGAATTTTAACACTGACCTTACCTTCACGGTGCGTCTGCATGCATCCAGCGCTCCGTGAAGCGCTTCCTGCACATCCTCAAAGGACGG from Puntigrus tetrazona isolate hp1 chromosome 21, ASM1883169v1, whole genome shotgun sequence harbors:
- the sra1 gene encoding steroid receptor RNA activator 1, translating into MSDRFVKPGNQEHGWNDPPQFSYGLQKDSGGPKRNILNKRVHAPQFTGSGSGQSPAVMMPTPPRGTNPPPSVCPKTPSDGKIEAAELETEPSFEDVQEALHGALDACRRTVKKQICDDVERRLKLFEDMWKSGKLSSLVKHRMHRLSQDLKRKEWDAADEIHRALMVDHVAEVSQWMVGVKRLIAEARSLNPEQNNGPGPGS